TTACCTGCTGCATCTGGTGTCCTTTAGAAAAGGATGAAACCAACGTTTTTAAGCTTGTGTTTGTTAAGCCATATGCCACAGTCTTGctaatatttctcattttgaaaatgGAGATGTCGTATTTCGACAGGGTGCATTCCCTGCTGGGTTCCTTGTCCCAGGTGTGCATGGAGGGGTGGGCAGAGGCTGCATTCCCACTCTGCTCCGAGGGCAGGGGGAGGCTCCTGCTCAGACAGCACCAGGTCAGCCGGGGCTCAGCACTGAGGGATGGGAAGGTGCTCTTGGAGCCTGGTACTGGAGAAATGCCAGAGTAGCTGGTCCTGTTATTGTGGGCCAGCACTGGGAATCCTTTGCAGTGAGTGTTAAGAGCGTGGCAGTAGAAAGTGCCAAAAGAATGGCAAAAATAAGTGGGGTTGTCTCTTgagctctgggaatgctgcagaTCCTGCAGTGGAGGTGGGGTGTCCTTAAGGATGCGTGGACTCCCCGCTCTGTCCCATCCCAGGATTGCTGGCTCTGCACTCTTGCTGGAAACTGATGTCTTTATCAAAGAGTCACTTCCTGAGCAAAGGTGATGTAAAGCCTTCCTCTCATCTTTGATGTCAGCAGATATGAAAAAGCCACTTGTATACACAGAAGTaaagcagattttcttcttcGGAGTCTGTGTAGAGCAAGTACTTTTACTCATCCACTTCTCTTCTGTTTGTCGttgataatttaatttatttttgttctgtttgtttttccaatCCTTTCTTGTAATATCCTGCTGCTTGAAGTTTTGGTTATGAAAGGTATTCTCTGCTATGGTTAAGATATTTGTGGTTTCTGAGTTGACTGGTGAACAGAATCCTGAAGGTTTCCAGTTTGAGTGAAGATTCCATTGAATTTCTCCTTTGCCAGCCTTTTGTCTCACTTCAGATTTTGAAGGAGACCAAACCACATCACTGGAATGAGAATGGAGGaatgtgctgctggaagagcaggGTGGGGTTAAGGTGTCTGTCACAGGTGTGCCAGGTGTCATCTCCTGTTCAGATAGAAGCAAAGGTGACAGATCTGAAGATCTCTTGTCCTGTGGCAATTTAAGGATATATTTTGGAGAGAAGGCATTTTGTTGTGGGACTGGACTTAAATGATCAGATTGTGGATCATGGCTTTTAGAAGATACATCCACAGCATTGTCATTGGGAAGTGGCACTTTTGCTCCTGTTCTTATAAGATGTGTTTTATCTTCTCCATGTGTTACATTGTGCAAAACAAAAGAGTTAGAATCACTTCCCCTTAATTCAGACCCTAAAAATCCCACCAGTGAAGCTTTTGAGATACCTGCAGTGTGTGAAAGGTTAATGTCACTGTAATTCAGAGCTTGTGTGGGAAGTTTGATTGTTTTCCTATATTCCACATCCTCAGTGGCTCCATTAATCCCTGTGCTTGATTTTTGCTCCTCTGCTTTACTGGAGAATTTcactggagctgtggggagacACTGGGTGCCAGGGCAATGGTCTCTCTCTGCTTCACTTACTGCAGTGGTTTCACTGCTGGGACTAGGGCAGGACACTGAAATCACATTTTGTGTCTTCTCCACTTCGAATTTCAGCTTCTTCCTTTCTGACGGCAAAGTCTGGGATTTCCCTGCAGTTTCTCTGTTGTTGCAGTGGACCCACGGGGGCGTCAAGCCATGCTGGCCACTTTCCTTAGTCCCATGATGGTTCCCATAATTGTGTAAAGTGCTTTTACAATCTAATTCAAATGCATTGGATTCTTTCCCAGGGCTTGGTTTCTCCCGGTTGCTACTCTGTACTGGCAAGCAGTCATCATTCCTCCCATGGCTGCTCAGCTGACTCTCAGGATTTTGTAGCCTGAGCTCACCACTGCTtggagccagcagtgtgctgctgccagctgtgcatTTCTCCATGTCACTGCCACTGAGCTCTCGGGAAGTTTGGCTGGTTACAGCTCCAGCAGTTACAGAATGTGATGTCTCCATTAGGTTGGACACTCTGTCTGCAGTTTCCTCCGAGGACACATTCTCCAGAACACGATTACCAGCAGCAGAGGTTCCTGATTTACCCATGGTTGAAGCTGCTGTCACAAGGGAGGAAGGACTGTCACTTGCAGAGCTGCCATCTCTTTCCTTAGTTATTTCAGTGCTGCCAGCTGATTCCCTTGAATTAGGAGTCAGCTTTGAAATATCTGTAATCTTATTCTctctttgtttaattttcttggcattttgactgcttttcattttttggtagattttcttaaatgtttcaTCTCCATacatttgccatttttcttGAGAGAACATCTTCAACTTCCTTTGAttgtgtttcttatttttagcACTGATTACTTCTCCGGCCCCAAGCTTTTTAGTCCCTTTCAGCTCCTCTGACAGAGAAGGATGATCAGCCACATTACTTAGGGGCAAATCATCCACTGCTGTTTGTCTGACTAGAGCTCGGGGATGGCTATTAGGGAAATCCACTGAACTTGCAGTGAGATCGTTGCTAGGCAGCAAACCAGCAGTGCCTGTGTTTACAGACTGCTTAGTAAGAGAAAGtggttttgagcaacctggtttgTCACATACCATCCTCACTCCCTCCACAACAGGCAAGGAGTTGCTCCGAGTTACAGGCACAGTGTCGATTGTTGTGGAGAACTGGGTGGGAACTGAATGGAAAAACATTGGCTTGCATTTCTCCAGGGGTGCAAAGGTAGATTTTGCTGAACAAAGattctttttcctatttacaTCACAAGTTCTGATATCAAAATGGAAAGAGTCTTTGTACGTGTAAGGCATTGGCAGGTCAATGCTTCCCTGTTTAGAAAGGACAGTTTTTCTGGGCCTGACATTGTCTAACTGGGTGTCATCCACCACACTTTTGTTGTGCGAAATAAGCTTTGAAATGTGTTCTTCCAGCCTCTTTTTCTCTAGCATCGAGGCTGTAGCTTTGTCAGAGGCCTCTGGCTTTGCAGTGCTTCCAGAGGCACACCTTGGGCTGCTGAAGGcagtttcattttccagttcCGTGCTGTGCTCGTAGAGACTGTGCAAGGGGCTGGAAGATGTCAtctgctgttctgtgctgtCGGAGCGCGACAGATACCCCGAGTCGGTGCTCTCACATTTCTTCAGCTTGCAGTCCAAGGGTTTGTAATCCCACTGCTTCTCTGAAGAGGTTGCCTGCTGCCTTTGCAGCTGAATGTGCTTATTCGCAGTCGGAGATCTTTGCTCCTGCATCTTCTTTCTCAGACACGGACCATTTGGCAAAGCTCCTGGAGATGATAAACTTTGAGGTTCTCTTTCAGGATCCCCCTGATTAGCCTTTGAATGGGAGGACTGATTTATTGTTTCTTGATTTTCTGAAGCAGCTGATGAAGAGCTTGTtgctggcagggagagctcaTGAGGTTTCTTGGTGTCTGTTGCTGCACTGGTCTCTGAACTGGGTTGTCTGATGTGTATCCCCTGGTCTTCACTGGTGCTACTCAAGACTTTGCTGCCTTGGGGAGAGGTGGTGCTCTCTGCTGATCTCTCATTTTGTTCTGGTCCCCCACTGATGTCAGAGTCTGAGGGCAGCCTGGTGTTGTTGACGTGTGTTTGAGTTCTCCTGTGTTTATACAAGTTGCTCTGAGTTTTAAATGCAATGCCACAAGTGGTGCACGGAAAGGGCCTCTCCCCTGTGTGAGAGCGAATGTGTTTCTCAAGGACACTTGGCTTCAAACAATCTCGTCCACAGTGTTTGCAGATGtatttcccagatttttttgattttcccAGGTTTCCAAGAGATGCATTTACACAAGAACTCGGCGATGATAAAACCGGTAGAGTGCTGACTATGCTCAGCGTTAGACTTTGCCCAAGCTGTTTCTGGAAAAGCGGCTGAGGCTGCTCCGTGCCTTCCGGAGGAACCAGCGGGTTGAGGATGAGGGGAATGTTGCTGCCGTCGAGGTGGACACAGCTCCTGCCGGTCACCAAGGGCCCGTGCGGCTGGAAACAGCCTGGCTGGACGGGCTGGAACAGCGGGATCGTCAGGGCTTTGAGGTacaggggctggggcagggccgGGCCCCGGGCAGGCTCCGAGGAGCCCCGCGGGGCAGGGCCCGGGCCGGGATCTGCCGGGCGCTGGGCCTCCATGCCAGGGGCGGCGGCTGCGTGCTCATGGACCTGCCGGGAGGGGACACAACGAGAGCG
This is a stretch of genomic DNA from Parus major isolate Abel chromosome 20, Parus_major1.1, whole genome shotgun sequence. It encodes these proteins:
- the ZNF831 gene encoding zinc finger protein 831 isoform X1, producing the protein MEAQRPADPGPGPAPRGSSEPARGPALPQPLYLKALTIPLFQPVQPGCFQPHGPLVTGRSCVHLDGSNIPLILNPLVPPEGTEQPQPLFQKQLGQSLTLSIVSTLPVLSSPSSCVNASLGNLGKSKKSGKYICKHCGRDCLKPSVLEKHIRSHTGERPFPCTTCGIAFKTQSNLYKHRRTQTHVNNTRLPSDSDISGGPEQNERSAESTTSPQGSKVLSSTSEDQGIHIRQPSSETSAATDTKKPHELSLPATSSSSAASENQETINQSSHSKANQGDPEREPQSLSSPGALPNGPCLRKKMQEQRSPTANKHIQLQRQQATSSEKQWDYKPLDCKLKKCESTDSGYLSRSDSTEQQMTSSSPLHSLYEHSTELENETAFSSPRCASGSTAKPEASDKATASMLEKKRLEEHISKLISHNKSVVDDTQLDNVRPRKTVLSKQGSIDLPMPYTYKDSFHFDIRTCDVNRKKNLCSAKSTFAPLEKCKPMFFHSVPTQFSTTIDTVPVTRSNSLPVVEGVRMVCDKPGCSKPLSLTKQSVNTGTAGLLPSNDLTASSVDFPNSHPRALVRQTAVDDLPLSNVADHPSLSEELKGTKKLGAGEVISAKNKKHNQRKLKMFSQEKWQMYGDETFKKIYQKMKSSQNAKKIKQRENKITDISKLTPNSRESAGSTEITKERDGSSASDSPSSLVTAASTMGKSGTSAAGNRVLENVSSEETADRVSNLMETSHSVTAGAVTSQTSRELSGSDMEKCTAGSSTLLAPSSGELRLQNPESQLSSHGRNDDCLPVQSSNREKPSPGKESNAFELDCKSTLHNYGNHHGTKESGQHGLTPPWVHCNNRETAGKSQTLPSERKKLKFEVEKTQNVISVSCPSPSSETTAVSEAERDHCPGTQCLPTAPVKFSSKAEEQKSSTGINGATEDVEYRKTIKLPTQALNYSDINLSHTAGISKASLVGFLGSELRGSDSNSFVLHNVTHGEDKTHLIRTGAKVPLPNDNAVDVSSKSHDPQSDHLSPVPQQNAFSPKYILKLPQDKRSSDLSPLLLSEQEMTPGTPVTDTLTPPCSSSSTFLHSHSSDVVWSPSKSEVRQKAGKGEIQWNLHSNWKPSGFCSPVNSETTNILTIAENTFHNQNFKQQDITRKDWKNKQNKNKLNYQRQTEEKWMSKSTCSTQTPKKKICFTSVYTSGFFISADIKDERKALHHLCSGSDSLIKTSVSSKSAEPAILGWDRAGSPRILKDTPPPLQDLQHSQSSRDNPTYFCHSFGTFYCHALNTHCKGFPVLAHNNRTSYSGISPVPGSKSTFPSLSAEPRLTWCCLSRSLPLPSEQSGNAASAHPSMHTWDKEPSRECTLSKYDISIFKMRNISKTVAYGLTNTSLKTLVSSFSKGHQMQQLSSEVPGGSFKNISEQKKKTVVCKKEKLSTTKLKRSHKQKRIKVTPKWYRGRHIHGFAQLKMNRLSKRPCFPNRALDALRKGCSSQPSRFNKHKKCHPPQSKMQENYLQQQKDTSYSTSDKQLCRRKKEAKNNSGISSHTENLNHVKQKDKMDKKDISGQIREHPRTHASLQNITAPLGIAVTAHSFSSTADTSLQEFSRDVAICCWVTQPLVLQPSLPGESQPSLRSDPVAASFGSCPEFTGTGDQPDSTNPEAAAPLSLHPGASQENILRVESESQIFGISDLVIQASGRGKPPSEENTHSPPTENSAPSSQPGCSHLFGSQAESVPETVTRAQLPSREHSQRADLSQHLLELHGSADGNRSHLQPNPYGRPHGTATSTFKNSPVTLRSPEFKSYSATPPKTYKKRGLEMMRKQTRVEYDDTSSDDEDRLVIEI
- the ZNF831 gene encoding zinc finger protein 831 isoform X2, translating into MEAQRPADPGPGPAPRGSSEPARGPALPQPLYLKALTIPLFQPVQPGCFQPHGPLVTGRSCVHLDGSNIPLILNPLVPPEGTEQPQPLFQKQLGQSLTLSIVSTLPVLSSPSSCVNASLGNLGKSKKSGKYICKHCGRDCLKPSVLEKHIRSHTGERPFPCTTCGIAFKTQSNLYKHRRTQTHVNNTRLPSDSDISGGPEQNERSAESTTSPQGSKVLSSTSEDQGIHIRQPSSETSAATDTKKPHELSLPATSSSSAASENQETINQSSHSKANQGDPEREPQSLSSPGALPNGPCLRKKMQEQRSPTANKHIQLQRQQATSSEKQWDYKPLDCKLKKCESTDSGYLSRSDSTEQQMTSSSPLHSLYEHSTELENETAFSSPRCASGSTAKPEASDKATASMLEKKRLEEHISKLISHNKSVVDDTQLDNVRPRKTVLSKQGSIDLPMPYTYKDSFHFDIRTCDVNRKKNLCSAKSTFAPLEKCKPMFFHSVPTQFSTTIDTVPVTRSNSLPVVEGVRMVCDKPGCSKPLSLTKQSVNTGTAGLLPSNDLTASSVDFPNSHPRALVRQTAVDDLPLSNVADHPSLSEELKGTKKLGAGEVISAKNKKHNQRKLKMFSQEKWQMYGDETFKKIYQKMKSSQNAKKIKQRENKITDISKLTPNSRESAGSTEITKERDGSSASDSPSSLVTAASTMGKSGTSAAGNRVLENVSSEETADRVSNLMETSHSVTAGAVTSQTSRELSGSDMEKCTAGSSTLLAPSSGELRLQNPESQLSSHGRNDDCLPVQSSNREKPSPGKESNAFELDCKSTLHNYGNHHGTKESGQHGLTPPWVHCNNRETAGKSQTLPSERKKLKFEVEKTQNVISVSCPSPSSETTAVSEAERDHCPGTQCLPTAPVKFSSKAEEQKSSTGINGATEDVEYRKTIKLPTQALNYSDINLSHTAGISKASLVGFLGSELRGSDSNSFVLHNVTHGEDKTHLIRTGAKVPLPNDNAVDVSSKSHDPQSDHLSPVPQQNAFSPKYILKLPQDKRSSDLSPLLLSEQEMTPGTPVTDTLTPPCSSSSTFLHSHSSDVVWSPSKSEVRQKAGKGEIQWNLHSNWKPSGFCSPVNSETTNILTIAENTFHNQNFKQQDITRKDWKNKQNKNKLNYQRQTEEKWMSKSTCSTQTPKKKICFTSVYTSGFFISADIKDERKALHHLCSGSDSLIKTSVSSKSAEPAILGWDRAGSPRILKDTPPPLQDLQHSQSSRDNPTYFCHSFGTFYCHALNTHCKGFPVLAHNNRTSYSGISPVPGSKSTFPSLSAEPRLTWCCLSRSLPLPSEQSGNAASAHPSMHTWDKEPSRECTLSKYDISIFKMRNISKTVAYGLTNTSLKTLVSSFSKGHQMQQLSSEVPGGSFKNISEQKKKTVVCKKEKLSTTKLKRSHKQKRIKVTPKWYRGRHIHGFAQLKMNRLSKRPCFPNRALDALRKGCSSQPSRFNKHKKCHPPQSKMQGHFWANQGTPKNTRLSPEHYSSSGNSCDSSFLFLHS